Proteins encoded by one window of Roseibium sp. Sym1:
- a CDS encoding LysR family transcriptional regulator: MTIGRFNIELLEAFVAVAEAGNVTHAGTRLNRTQPCVSTQLRRLEDRVGKPLIERNARTMNLTPAGRILYQHATEILRSHEEARLRLSAPELTGTVHVGLPEWYATGQLQSIFCNFVRIHPNVKLEMTVADSATLHEMLTNNEINLAIALVTSSKAQPDEVVEEPLHWAVSDTCQLTDPLPLILFPQPCPFREIAFSSLARAGRQWYERITTTSVAAAQVAVMSGAGIGCLPSGAILEGFKLLKEQDGFPKLPATQLAIYTQTTTQSPIVDYLEEHLNDLLQNAIAPRSALAGKLSPELRVV, encoded by the coding sequence GTGACGATCGGTCGTTTCAACATTGAATTGCTGGAAGCCTTTGTTGCCGTTGCCGAAGCCGGCAATGTGACCCACGCGGGCACCCGTCTCAACCGCACCCAGCCCTGTGTCAGCACCCAGCTCCGCCGACTGGAGGACCGGGTTGGCAAACCGCTGATCGAACGCAACGCGCGCACCATGAACCTCACCCCGGCCGGCAGGATCCTCTATCAGCATGCCACGGAAATCCTGCGCTCCCACGAGGAAGCGCGGTTGCGGCTGTCCGCCCCCGAACTGACCGGAACCGTCCATGTCGGTCTGCCGGAATGGTACGCCACAGGCCAGCTTCAGTCGATTTTCTGCAACTTCGTGCGCATTCATCCCAATGTGAAGCTGGAAATGACGGTTGCAGACAGCGCCACCTTGCACGAGATGCTCACCAACAACGAGATCAACCTGGCGATTGCCCTGGTCACCTCTTCCAAGGCGCAGCCGGACGAGGTCGTCGAGGAACCCCTGCACTGGGCGGTCAGCGACACCTGTCAGTTGACCGACCCGTTGCCGCTGATCCTGTTCCCCCAGCCCTGCCCCTTCCGGGAGATCGCCTTCAGTTCGCTCGCCCGGGCCGGCCGGCAATGGTATGAACGCATCACCACGACCAGCGTCGCCGCCGCCCAGGTCGCGGTCATGTCGGGCGCAGGCATCGGCTGCCTACCGTCTGGGGCCATCCTTGAGGGTTTCAAGCTTTTGAAGGAGCAGGACGGCTTTCCGAAACTGCCCGCGACGCAGCTGGCCATCTATACCCAGACCACTACCCAGTCGCCCATCGTCGATTACCTGGAAGAGCATCTCAACGACCTGCTGCAAAACGCGATCGCGCCGCGATCGGCGCTGGCCGGCAAGCTCTCGCCGGAATTGCGGGTGGTTTGA
- a CDS encoding MFS transporter, with protein MTKHFSSSSPAGYELSLARTRGLTAAGLAIVAATYGLARYCFGLFLPEIRQEFGLSPEMIGLIAGLSYMGYLAATFAGSWLSTMFEPRLPILLGGIAATSGMTLIAWSPTPAVLAAGVFIAGTSPGLAYPPFSDVIVRHTETGRQNVIYAWINSGTGFGVAFAGPLALYAGGDWRLAWLVFAALALAITIWNGFALPRRSPHLETERPRVSLWILLERSARTLFLSAFLFGIVTAVYWTYAVDLLTTLTGNPRDAVQFWIVLGMAGVTGCFAGGLVNRWGLGRAYLLLALVVGGAIGTLPLLVETRLGIYMSAACFGAGFIVMTALFGMWSMRIFRAAPSIGFGFTFFLLSLGQGVGPVLSGFLIPLTGQATLFIAAGLICCALAVFRTTSGAEMRP; from the coding sequence ATGACCAAACACTTCTCTTCCAGCTCTCCCGCCGGGTATGAGTTGAGCCTTGCGCGAACCCGCGGCCTGACAGCCGCGGGCCTTGCGATCGTGGCGGCCACCTATGGCCTCGCGCGCTATTGTTTCGGCTTGTTCCTGCCCGAAATCCGCCAGGAATTCGGCCTCTCCCCAGAGATGATCGGCCTGATCGCGGGTCTCTCCTACATGGGCTATCTCGCCGCGACCTTTGCCGGGTCCTGGCTGTCGACCATGTTCGAACCGCGGTTGCCGATCCTGCTCGGCGGCATCGCCGCGACTTCGGGCATGACGCTGATCGCCTGGTCGCCGACGCCGGCCGTTCTCGCCGCCGGCGTGTTCATTGCCGGCACCAGCCCGGGCCTTGCCTATCCGCCCTTTTCCGACGTCATTGTCCGGCATACGGAAACCGGCCGCCAGAACGTCATTTATGCCTGGATCAATTCCGGGACCGGCTTCGGCGTCGCCTTTGCCGGCCCGCTCGCGCTCTACGCGGGCGGCGACTGGCGCCTGGCCTGGCTGGTCTTCGCCGCCCTGGCCCTGGCGATCACGATCTGGAACGGTTTTGCGCTGCCGCGGCGCAGTCCGCACCTGGAGACGGAACGGCCCAGGGTCTCGCTCTGGATCCTACTGGAGCGCTCGGCGCGAACGCTGTTCCTGTCGGCGTTCCTGTTCGGGATCGTCACCGCCGTCTACTGGACCTACGCGGTTGATCTCCTCACCACCCTCACGGGCAATCCGCGCGATGCGGTCCAGTTCTGGATCGTTCTGGGCATGGCCGGCGTCACCGGCTGCTTCGCCGGCGGGCTCGTCAACCGCTGGGGACTCGGCCGCGCCTACCTTCTGCTGGCGCTCGTCGTCGGCGGCGCCATCGGCACCTTGCCGCTGCTGGTGGAAACCCGGCTCGGAATCTACATGTCCGCGGCCTGTTTCGGCGCGGGCTTCATCGTCATGACGGCGCTGTTCGGCATGTGGAGCATGCGCATCTTCCGGGCAGCGCCCTCGATCGGGTTCGGTTTCACCTTTTTCCTGCTGTCCCTCGGGCAGGGAGTCGGACCGGTGCTCAGCGGTTTCCTGATCCCGCTGACGGGACAGGCAACGCTGTTCATTGCCGCCGGCCTGATCTGCTGTGCCCTGGCGGTGTTCAGAACCACGTCGGGAGCGGAGATGCGGCCATAA